Part of the Paenibacillus terrae HPL-003 genome is shown below.
GTTCCTTATCCAGCAGAGAGGATACGGCTTCATACGTTGTATCACGCGGGGAAATACCGGTGCCGCCTGTCAAAAGAACAGCCTCAATGTCATCACGCTCTGCGGCTTCGGATATCAATTGCCGGATGCCATCATAGTCGTCTTTGACGATAACATACCGGGCCACCTGATAGCCGTTCGTTTCCAACAGATCCACCAGTAGACGTCCTCCGGTATCTGTTTCCACGGTGCGGGTGTCGGAGACGGTTACAACCATGCAGCTAACCTGCTGTGGGGCCTCCCGCCGATGCTCCTCTACAGAAGATATATTCATTGCAATCTCACTCCTCGATCTATGGTTAGACATACTCTTTTTACAATAGAGGAATGATTGTCGGTGTGCAAGTCAGGAGCGGATATTAGCGAGTTGTGTGATTTATCTCCTTGCACGGATGGTATGGAATATAGTACACTTCCTTACATAAGTCGGGATTTTTTGTTTGGTCATGGTGAAAGCGTGAACAACGGTTGATTAATCTCAATTGTCGGCGGGTAATAATACAGCAGGGTCAACAACAGGAGGTAATGTATTATGAAACATTCATACCAACAATGCGTGGATGCTTGCCTGGAATGTATGAACGCTTGCAACGTCTGTTACGTGGCGAGCTTGAAGGAATATGATTTGGCTATGCTGCGCGAGTGTATTCGAGTGAGCCGGGAATGTGCAGAAATATGCGGGTTTGCTGCTCAAATGTTGGAACGCGGAACGGAATTTGCCGAGCAAATTTGTGAGCTGTGTGCCAAAGCCTGTGAGGTATGTGCTGCTGAATGTGGTAAGCACGCCCATGAGCAGTGCAAGCATTGTGCAGAAGCCTGCCGCCGTTGTGTTC
Proteins encoded:
- a CDS encoding four-helix bundle copper-binding protein — protein: MKHSYQQCVDACLECMNACNVCYVASLKEYDLAMLRECIRVSRECAEICGFAAQMLERGTEFAEQICELCAKACEVCAAECGKHAHEQCKHCAEACRRCVQACRQMVAV
- a CDS encoding MogA/MoaB family molybdenum cofactor biosynthesis protein yields the protein MNISSVEEHRREAPQQVSCMVVTVSDTRTVETDTGGRLLVDLLETNGYQVARYVIVKDDYDGIRQLISEAAERDDIEAVLLTGGTGISPRDTTYEAVSSLLDKELPGFGEIFRYLSFAEDIGSAAILSRAVAGTVGRTAVFSMPGSRGAVRLAMERIIIPELRHVMREIYK